A single Microthrixaceae bacterium DNA region contains:
- a CDS encoding winged helix-turn-helix transcriptional regulator: MDAIQPKYKAIADDLRRRISTGEFKDGTLPGISTLQAHYDAALNTIRGAQDILEGEGLIQRQQGHPTRVIRTTADEPTVDELLARAEAALSTAASLIAAARRAA; this comes from the coding sequence ATGGACGCCATCCAACCGAAGTACAAGGCAATCGCCGACGACCTGCGACGCCGAATCTCCACCGGCGAGTTCAAGGACGGGACCCTCCCGGGTATCTCCACGCTGCAGGCGCACTATGACGCCGCGCTCAACACCATTCGAGGAGCACAAGACATCCTCGAGGGCGAGGGACTCATCCAGCGCCAGCAAGGGCACCCGACTCGTGTGATCCGGACGACGGCAGACGAGCCAACCGTCGACGAGCTGCTCGCCAGGGCCGAGGCCGCACTCAGCACTGCCGCAAGCTTGATAGCCGCTGCTCGACGAGCAGCGTGA
- a CDS encoding site-specific integrase, with protein sequence MRGGIQKKGNYYYAVVYDGIDPGTGRKRRSWIPAGTRRSDAEKVLAAEIKRRHDGEPIPTEKLSLGQYLVDRWLPIQKSRVRTSTYDAYRRNIDLHVLPALGRRPLEKLNAEDLDLFYATLLTEGRKKPTGTKGKSAKAKVGTGDGPTGLAPKTVRNIHMMLNKAMSDAQRKGLVVRNVVPLADAPTLKSRQEGDIKAWEIDQLRTFLDAVRGHRLHPAFHLAAYTGMRRGEVLGLRWCDLDLEAHRLSVRQALVSVAYDVEISDVKTGTGRRTIDLDRTTVDVLKAWKIERAEEKGGVEPKGDELVFVKPDGSWVHPHSFSQVLDRKVAKLDVPTISLHDLRHTHATLLLKARVPVKVVSERLGHANVAFTMAVYQHVLPGMQAEAASTFEDLLGGAINWNDYVTGQAPESTEPSVQTDESEQTEEPSDE encoded by the coding sequence ATGCGCGGAGGCATCCAGAAGAAGGGCAACTACTACTACGCCGTCGTCTACGACGGCATCGATCCGGGGACCGGCAGGAAGCGCCGGTCCTGGATCCCGGCGGGGACCAGGCGCAGCGACGCCGAGAAGGTTCTCGCCGCGGAGATCAAGCGTCGCCACGACGGCGAACCGATCCCGACCGAGAAGCTCAGCCTCGGTCAGTACCTGGTCGACCGGTGGCTGCCGATCCAGAAGTCGCGGGTGCGGACCAGCACCTACGACGCCTATCGCCGCAACATCGACCTGCACGTGCTGCCGGCGTTGGGTCGTCGCCCGCTCGAGAAGCTGAACGCCGAGGACCTCGACCTGTTCTACGCGACGCTGCTGACCGAAGGCCGCAAGAAGCCGACGGGCACCAAGGGCAAGTCGGCGAAGGCCAAGGTCGGAACCGGCGACGGTCCGACGGGGTTGGCACCCAAGACCGTGCGCAACATCCACATGATGTTGAACAAGGCGATGTCGGATGCGCAGCGCAAGGGCCTCGTGGTGCGCAACGTCGTGCCCCTCGCCGATGCGCCGACGTTGAAGAGCCGCCAGGAGGGCGACATCAAGGCGTGGGAGATCGACCAGCTCCGGACGTTCCTCGACGCTGTCCGCGGCCACCGGCTTCACCCCGCGTTCCACCTCGCGGCCTACACCGGGATGCGTCGTGGTGAGGTACTCGGTCTGCGGTGGTGCGACCTGGACCTGGAGGCGCACCGCCTCTCGGTGCGCCAGGCCCTGGTGTCGGTCGCCTACGACGTCGAGATCTCCGACGTGAAGACCGGAACTGGTCGCCGCACGATCGATCTCGATCGAACGACCGTCGACGTGTTGAAGGCTTGGAAGATCGAGCGCGCCGAGGAGAAGGGTGGCGTCGAGCCCAAGGGTGACGAGCTGGTGTTCGTGAAGCCGGACGGGTCGTGGGTCCACCCGCACTCGTTCAGTCAGGTGCTCGACCGCAAGGTCGCCAAGCTCGACGTGCCCACGATCTCGCTGCACGACCTTCGCCATACCCACGCCACCCTGCTACTCAAGGCGCGTGTGCCCGTGAAGGTGGTCAGCGAGCGGCTCGGTCACGCCAACGTCGCGTTCACCATGGCGGTGTACCAGCACGTCCTGCCGGGGATGCAGGCCGAGGCCGCGTCCACCTTCGAGGACCTCCTCGGCGGCGCCATCAACTGGAACGACTATGTGACCGGCCAGGCGCCCGAGTCGACGGAGCCGTCGGTGCAGACCGACGAGTCCGAGCAGACCGAGGAACCCAGCGATGAGTAG